One Pirellulales bacterium DNA window includes the following coding sequences:
- a CDS encoding tetratricopeptide repeat protein, whose translation MRTSFRLTILLACAAGTLTGCTSWFGSSPTSWFKAKKSSTVAVADSDTSSSGGFFQKKQQPTPELYVATARLCESRGDYTAAASQYENALKQSPNNVPALLSYAHLMDHQNQLAEATKLYERAIKVNPKEAAAYNDLGLCLARRGMPAEAQTNLAKAAELQPDKQLYRNNLATLLVDQHKPDEALLQLKAVTNEAIANYDVGILLEQHHEDALAQAHFQRALELNPSFAEAREWTQQLAQRVTAPPTQTAIYQPPPNGLRIASVMQPMSRPASYGPAPEPAPSNNVGPQAASPAVNASGSDRYAPLANPVVRQPPERYTQANAPGIPPTPESFGNYHPMQNTDVHPLPPVQ comes from the coding sequence ATCTTGCTGGCCTGTGCCGCCGGCACCCTTACCGGATGCACGAGTTGGTTTGGCTCTTCCCCGACCAGTTGGTTCAAGGCCAAGAAGTCTTCGACCGTGGCAGTAGCAGACTCTGATACCTCTTCCAGCGGCGGATTCTTCCAGAAAAAGCAACAGCCCACTCCCGAGTTGTACGTGGCCACCGCTCGTTTGTGCGAATCACGCGGCGACTATACGGCCGCCGCCTCGCAGTACGAAAACGCACTCAAGCAATCCCCCAACAATGTGCCCGCTCTGTTGTCCTACGCTCACTTGATGGATCATCAAAACCAACTGGCCGAAGCCACCAAGCTGTACGAGCGGGCCATCAAAGTCAATCCCAAAGAAGCCGCCGCTTACAACGATTTGGGCTTGTGCTTGGCGCGCCGCGGAATGCCGGCTGAAGCACAAACCAACTTGGCCAAAGCTGCTGAGTTGCAGCCCGATAAACAGCTCTATCGCAATAATTTGGCGACCCTCCTGGTCGATCAGCATAAGCCCGACGAGGCCTTATTGCAGCTCAAGGCGGTGACCAATGAAGCCATCGCCAATTACGACGTCGGCATCTTGCTTGAGCAACATCACGAGGACGCCTTGGCCCAGGCCCATTTCCAACGCGCTTTGGAATTGAATCCATCGTTTGCCGAAGCTCGGGAATGGACCCAGCAACTGGCGCAGCGTGTAACCGCTCCCCCGACTCAAACGGCAATTTACCAACCGCCGCCAAATGGGTTACGCATCGCCAGCGTGATGCAGCCGATGTCACGACCTGCGTCTTACGGCCCGGCGCCTGAGCCCGCCCCATCCAATAACGTGGGTCCGCAGGCTGCGTCACCGGCGGTAAACGCTTCGGGGAGCGATCGGTATGCCCCGTTGGCCAATCCTGTAGTTCGGCAGCCGCCGGAGCGCTACACCCAAGCCAATGCGCCGGGCATACCGCCCACGCCGGAAAGTTTTGGCAATTATCACCCGATGCAAAACACCGATGTGCATCCACTGCCGCCGGTGCAGTGA